From one Nocardioides sp. Kera G14 genomic stretch:
- a CDS encoding DUF501 domain-containing protein codes for MTEQDPAATIDQRDIDAIAAQLGRLPRGIREIGHRCPCSLPDVVTTEPRLPDGTPFPTTFYMTCPKATGRISTLESNGVMKEMEARLASDPELAAAYQRAHESYLAARTAIAEEAELDVPEIAGISAGGMPTRVKCLHVLAGQSLAQGRGVNPLGDEVLAALGEWWADGSCVADQLADAEHEVDQ; via the coding sequence GTGACCGAGCAGGACCCGGCCGCGACCATCGACCAGCGCGACATCGACGCGATCGCAGCCCAGCTCGGCCGTCTCCCGCGCGGTATCCGCGAGATCGGTCACCGGTGCCCCTGCTCGCTGCCCGACGTGGTGACGACCGAGCCGCGGCTGCCGGACGGCACGCCCTTCCCGACGACCTTCTACATGACCTGTCCCAAGGCGACCGGCCGGATCTCGACGCTCGAGTCGAACGGTGTGATGAAGGAGATGGAGGCGCGTCTCGCCTCCGACCCCGAGCTCGCCGCCGCCTACCAGCGGGCACATGAGTCCTACCTCGCCGCCAGGACGGCCATCGCCGAGGAGGCCGAGCTCGACGTGCCGGAGATCGCCGGCATCTCGGCCGGCGGCATGCCGACGCGCGTCAAGTGCCTGCACGTCCTGGCCGGCCAGTCGCTCGCCCAGGGCCGCGGTGTCAACCCGCTCGGTGACGAGGTGCTCGCCGCGCTGGGGGAGTGGTGGGCCGACGGCTCCTGCGTCGCCGACCAGCTCGCCGACGCCGAGCACGAGGTCGACCAGTGA
- a CDS encoding Ppx/GppA phosphatase family protein: MKVAAIDCGTNTIKLLVGSVDGGALTVEVKEARMVRLGEGLDQSGVISEGALKRAFTALDEYADLIRDHGAERIRFVATSATRDAANADVFTAGVRERLGVEPEVVAGTEEAALAFDGAVRNLRAQPAQPVMIIDIGGGSTELIYGADDAFSMQIGSVRQHERHLRSDPPTMEEIAACVADIDDALDASPVSAAGAASVIGVAGTITTIAAGVLDLPAYDREAIDQAVLPVGEVHALVDRLVAMTVSERLTLPWMHPGRADVIAAGGLILSRMLRRAPVDELLISEADILDGIAWSLA; the protein is encoded by the coding sequence ATGAAGGTCGCCGCGATCGACTGCGGCACCAACACGATCAAGCTCCTCGTCGGCAGTGTTGACGGCGGAGCCCTGACCGTCGAGGTCAAGGAGGCCCGCATGGTCCGCCTCGGCGAGGGGCTCGACCAGTCCGGAGTCATCTCCGAGGGTGCGCTGAAGCGCGCCTTCACCGCCCTCGACGAGTACGCCGACCTCATCCGTGACCACGGCGCCGAACGGATCCGCTTCGTGGCCACCAGCGCCACGCGCGACGCGGCCAACGCCGACGTCTTCACCGCCGGAGTGCGTGAGCGTCTCGGCGTCGAGCCCGAGGTCGTCGCCGGCACCGAGGAGGCGGCGCTCGCCTTCGACGGGGCCGTCCGCAACCTCCGGGCACAGCCCGCCCAGCCGGTGATGATCATCGACATCGGCGGCGGCTCCACCGAGCTGATCTACGGTGCCGACGACGCGTTCAGCATGCAGATCGGCTCGGTCCGCCAGCACGAGCGGCACCTGCGCTCCGACCCTCCGACGATGGAGGAGATCGCCGCCTGCGTCGCCGACATCGATGACGCCCTCGACGCCTCGCCGGTCTCCGCAGCAGGGGCCGCGAGTGTCATCGGGGTCGCCGGCACGATCACGACCATCGCGGCTGGAGTGCTCGACCTGCCGGCGTACGACCGTGAGGCCATCGACCAGGCGGTGCTTCCCGTCGGCGAGGTGCATGCCCTCGTCGACCGGCTCGTCGCGATGACGGTGAGCGAGCGGCTCACGCTTCCGTGGATGCACCCCGGTCGCGCCGACGTGATCGCGGCGGGCGGCCTGATCCTCAGCCGCATGCTCCGCCGCGCCCCCGTGGACGAGCTGCTGATCTCCGAGGCGGACATCCTCGACGGGATCGCCTGGTCACTAGCCTGA
- a CDS encoding RES family NAD+ phosphorylase — protein MSRFDDPQGSFSVRYLATTLRGCLVETMSRFRPAPEVETLLADVGGIEEGDEDPTRGVGLSEWLAGQQVGHCTLLGAKPTIIDVDAPESLVALDKHPVVRNALDRSRLGSAANPARLDSGVVKLAGPIGRPITQAVSRAVFEWYDDVDGLRYASRLDGSETCWALYDKVQVAFRVEALSSEVVEHRDAVRSVAALYEIELPDPWI, from the coding sequence ATGTCTCGCTTCGACGATCCGCAGGGCAGCTTTTCAGTTCGATACCTAGCTACGACCCTGCGCGGGTGTCTGGTCGAGACGATGTCCCGGTTCCGCCCAGCCCCGGAGGTGGAGACGTTGCTCGCTGATGTTGGAGGCATTGAAGAAGGGGACGAGGACCCGACCCGCGGTGTTGGGTTGTCCGAATGGCTAGCCGGACAGCAGGTCGGCCACTGCACCCTCCTCGGGGCAAAGCCAACAATCATCGATGTAGACGCACCGGAGTCACTTGTTGCACTCGACAAGCACCCAGTGGTTCGCAACGCACTCGACCGCTCCAGACTTGGCAGCGCGGCGAATCCCGCGCGATTGGACTCAGGGGTGGTCAAGCTTGCCGGTCCCATCGGCAGACCGATCACACAGGCCGTTTCACGCGCCGTCTTCGAGTGGTACGACGATGTGGACGGACTGCGGTATGCATCGCGCCTGGACGGGAGCGAAACCTGCTGGGCGCTCTACGACAAAGTTCAAGTCGCCTTTCGTGTCGAAGCACTCAGCAGCGAAGTGGTGGAGCATCGCGACGCCGTTCGCTCCGTAGCGGCGCTGTACGAAATCGAACTTCCCGATCCTTGGATCTGA